Genomic window (Vigna radiata var. radiata cultivar VC1973A chromosome 1, Vradiata_ver6, whole genome shotgun sequence):
TGAAAGGAAGCTCTTGATCCGGTATAATTTGCTTGATGCCAACCAAGAAACCAGATATAACCCCATGAAATCCCGAGAGCGGCATGTAACTAGAACATTCCAAGAGGACAATAAGATTAAAACAATTTGTTCACGGTGGAAAAAGAAAATCGAATGTCtgtttaagattttattattcAGTATTGATTTTAGCTGATGTCCTGAACAAACAATGTTTTCTACATGTCAAAgccaaaagagaaaaattaatcaCACTTCAAATTGGCCTCTATTTAGCTTTTAATTATATAGTGGAGAGACAATGCAAAGAAAGGTAAGAAAAAACATCAGGAAcggcagaagaagaaaaaaaatcatctagGATTGTATTATGTACATACAGGTAAGTCTCCAGCCTTGTAATGTAGTATAAGGCAATGGCAGTGATGAATACACATATTGAAGTTAGAAGATTAACCACAAAGATGAATTTAAAGAATTCCCTGGAGCCCCATATTGGTTCAAGCAGCTTTCCAATAAACAGGAGACCCAATGTGCTGATCACTAcctataaaattgaaaatttctcTTAAAAGCAAGATTTACAAGTCAGGTAATAAATTTATAGTGTTCGGAAAACAGAATGTGCATACCCCATATATAGATTGTTCAAGATAACCAGAAGTAATGAGATTCCAGGCAAATGGGATTGTCCTGCAAAATGAACAGAACAGGAAAATGAGTtctaaaaaagaattttgaaataccaATGGAAAGGTAAGCTGCATAATTCACTTGTATGGAGAACTGAACAAGCAGATCGTCAAAATGAGATTTGTATTGATTCAGTTATATATACTAACATAATCTAACAAAGCTTGAATTTGATGTCTTGTCTGAAAATCAACCCCATTCCTAAAAGCTATGAAATAGTGTTAGCAGATAggtataataaatttgaaaactttccttctaTCTGCATCTTGTATAGCAAAAAGGGGAAGAGCTTTTATTACTAAGCATTTATTAGATGTTTGAAAACTCTTCTCTGTCTATTTGTGAGTCTCAGTTCTAATTTACATGTGTTGACATTCTCATAAAAAGGCTTCATTTTAGAAAAGATAGATATTTCTCTGGCACTATAACTTGTtaaatgtgtgtatttttttttactgttgtGTAGTTTTAAATCCGATCATTGTTACTCATTCATTGTGTTTAAAGATCTTAGATATCATGATAAGTAGTATGCTATGCTAGTCACTCTGAGTTCGGTTTAACTGATAATTGCTATGTTCTACATTATTCATTCTTGCTTGAAGAGGCCATTGAAATTTTCCGAGTTCAAGCAGAGAGGATAGGGTGGATTAAAACTTCTAATAAAGAATAGCTGAAGAGTGCGTTAAATCAAAGTTCAACAAACTATTTGCTTGGTTTCAATTTTATACTTAAACAACAAAGTATGAGACAAATATTTATGACATCAGGCCCATCAGACATAAGTGTTATTTGTTTAACCTAATAGACGCAAGTAGTTTGCTTATATTCTTTATCTGATAAGTTTCTCCTTGACCAGACAACTAGCTCACTTTTTCTAATAGGCATTGAGCTATTATTTGTGCAAGGAATGTTAATCACTTTGTTTCTCTCATGAGATCTTGCAACATTTTGTCATTGTCAAGGTATCTTGAAGAACGTACTTAATGCTAATTCACACAAGTAacatttctaaataaaaagGCAGAATGTCAGTGTTGCGGAGTCAGCAAGTGGTGTCAAGACCTACATATTAcactaaagaaaaatgaagcAACTTACCTAGGCCTAAAAAGTCATGTTGTGTATCAAAGAAGTTGAGTAAAGAAGCCACATGCATTTAATGATGCATGACGAGCATTTAATGCATCTACATGATTGAATGTGATCAGGGGATTGCCAGTGAAGATGAAAGGCTTGCTATCCTCACAATGGCTCCAAAGGAATATCCAacaactcttttcttctttgatgAAGAAAGGATGACAACAACAATTATGACTAGAAAGTTAAAgttctaaaaaatttaagaaatccTTAGAGCCTTGAAATTGTGAGGAAGAACACTATTTGTATTTGAGAGCAACCTAAAATAGTGTTTATCATCTTCCACGTCTTAGGAAGTTTATCTCTTCTAGTGAGACTCATGATAATTGAGATCACAACCTTTGTAATCAAAGTGTTTTACTCAAGAGTGGTTGTATATAAAGAATACTCGTGTTTAGCCAGAAGTGATTGTGTCtattagaagtgagttttaggcctaactcaaccccacaaaatcagcttgtaaggtgaggtctacaccccacttatatattataaattggctttctctagtcgatgtgggacttccaacacacccccctcacgctgaggtatatacatctcaagcGTGAAACTAGATATTAATAGGTGGTCCGATAAtggcccaatagcgggtggaacaatatacctatcaaatatcgctaggataggctttaaccaggctctgataccatgttagaagtgggttttaggcctaactcaaccccacaaaaccggcttgtaaggtgaggtctacaccccacttatatattataaattggccttatctctagtcgatgtgggacttccaacagtgTCCAAATAATATTTGTGATTTTAGCCAATAGCAACTACATTTCAAAGAATACTCAGGTTTAGCTAGGACTGACTACACAAAGAATACTCAAATTTAGCCAATAAAGGTTAGGTCCAAAGAATAATCAGATTTAACTACCATATCATGATCATTCATTTTGAGATAAGCAAGCTTGTTTTGCAAAATCATAGAAACATTGGATATCATTGGCATAGATgttttgagctttcttccaaaaggagtgacaTGTTTTGAAAGCTCTAAGACATATCAGAAGTCATGGTTCCCCTGATTGCCACAACAAAACACACAGCTAGAAATTCGCTTGTTTCCACTGTTAAGCTTTTTCAGCAGACACATGGTTTCCATCTTGCTCAAGGTGATCATGATGTCCTTAGCCAAGGAACCACAGTCCAACAGATGTAGCCCGCGATAgataattttgtcaatttagcTTCTTGGAATTAATGCAAGGGCTTCCAAAGAATGAAATAGCATTTCCAGTGGCCATTGTTGACCAAGAAGACGAAAATATAAAGGAACTAGCGAGAAGGTGAGAAAACAATGAGGGAAACCAAAAGCCCTAAGGTGACTTCCACAAGGATGACTTCGAACCACGTCGGAATGAAGCTTTGAAGGCCAGACAGCAAGGTCCTGCAAGGCAACCACTACGCGACGAAGTTCCAACTAGTGGAAGGCAGTGCGTGGACTTCACACACGTGATAGCGACGAACTTTGCTTGAGCATGTGGCGATGCGGGGATGAGAATTAGGTTCCGACACTGGCGTGGTTGGCTTTCGCTCAGAGAGATGCTCCAAATCCAGTGGTCGCCAGCAAAAACTATGGTGGCTAGCAACCGTGGCCGAGGACATACAATGAATGGTGGCAAAAACTGTGCTAGAGATGATGGAGACCAGTAGAGCAGGATGGACCTACTTTGATACCAACTTATGAttgaaaaaagggaaaatatattttgaagggCTTAATACACCTCTTTTCTTCATGTTACATTTATAGGAAATAGATGGAAATAGCTAAACCTGGCTGGAAAACACTACCACACAACTCACCCAACTAATACACAATTCACACAATTAATTATTCTAACAGATACAATGAATGACGAAAAGAAAAGAATTCTAAACAATACTTCCAGGAACTAGATCCAGCACAAAGCACACAACAACTTACAATAAATCCTATTAAAGATTATATAttctaacaaaaacaatattcaaATCCAGTAAAAAGTCTTTATTGTAAATTAATAGCAAGGGACTCAAGATATATCAACATGGTCTGGGATTCAAGATATATCAATTAGGGTTGGCCCACAACAGGCCATTTGAGAAGATTTCAAGATGTTGGTTCAAGGCTTTCCACAAGAATAAAAGATTCTCATAAATGAGGTTCTGAGTGATCATGGTCAAAACTACATAAACTACCAGCAAACACAACTTATAAgacaaacaataaaatttagttaaggtaattgaacataaataaaaGGAGACCAGGATTATAGAAATCAATTTGAAGTTATTACAAAAAGTCTACAGCGGAAGTTACTTATATTTCAGAGGGGTTGATAGAAAGGTATCGACACAAAGAAACTTACATATAGTTTTTATTGACTTGGAGAAGCATATAATTTAGTGCCAAAGGAAATGCTATGCAAAGATTTGGAAGAAACGTATTTGCACAACTAATATATAGGTATACAAGACAAGTAGGATTGGGTATCTGCTAGTGTGAAAACTTACGATAGCAAAACTCTGAAGGGCTTCCTATGAGGATAAGTTTACATCAAGGCTCAATCTTGAGTCCTTACTTGTTTCATCTAGTTTTAGATTTGTTTATCTGATAACAACACAGCCCAATACACTTGGGCCAAAAGAATTACAAAGAAACCAGGCAACTAAAGGACTGTTTGATTGAGTAACTACTATAAACATAACTATATATGACATTGGAATAACTACTCAGATAACTCCTTTTTCTAACTGCAAACAACAAGGATTGCAAACACTACCCTGCTCTACGTTCACATCAAACTACCTCTGCTAGGTGCTTCTTTTAAGACCACAGTTTTAAGTGTCTCactttgatacattttgttATTGTTAAAAGTTCTTCGTGTGGAATTGCTGCTAGTGTGCAGCCACTGCCTTCTATTAATCTTTCAGTTTAATCTGTCGTCCATTTGCATTATGAGCCATTAACTTGTAACTTGAGCCTAAGTTATGATCACCCAATTTTATGCAACCATCTTTTAGTGTTCTCCGATTGATGTTTAGGACCTGTTCGGACAGGTGCTCCATTAGTACTCTCAAGggataaaaataagaagaaaaattgaaattagtttcctcaaatttaaatttagcgTATACATAAGTTTATATGTAGAAGTTCTTCACTTAGTTTCtctaaacttttatttttaatttgtacaaAAGCTAATTTAGTTTATAGAAAAgttcattccattttttttcttttttatctttctcccTGGAGACGATTATAGAGAAGTTCATCCAAACAAACCATTAATCATATGTCACTTTCCATTTAAATAGTATTTTCCTAATCACTGTCGTTAGTGCACATAAATACGTTCTCCAACAAAATTCTGGAATTTAAGTAGGATCACACAACCATCATTATAATCACACAGTAGAGTCTGCCCCTCTCGACTAAGTTACACCCTCCTCCACACAACCCTGATTTAGAATTTCAACAACCAAAACCAACACTGTGCCAAGTAAACAAATCACACACATTTGAAATAATCATGCAATATGCGGTACCTGGCGGGAATAAGAGCGAAGTAGGTAACAGCTGAAGGGAAAAACTGAACCGCAATGTGACCGCAAACCAGCACCACCGCAAGGCCCTTGCATAACCGAGTGAACCCGGTGAAGAAGCCCGTGCCCTGCATCCAAAAGTTAATCAAAAAATGGAAATTGAATAGGGGAAGGTTCAAAACATAGAGAAGTTTCTAGAATCTGATCGAAGAGACAGCGGAGAGTTACCCCTGAAATCGCTGGCGTGCTCATGGACTCGGCGGTGATCCCAATCGGAAGAGGATCCGATCTGATCTGATAAGTTTGTTGAATAGTGATAGGTAAGGAAAAAGCAAGTCGTTTTGATGGCGAAAAGAGGAATGGAAGATGAGGATCTGATCTAGTCTAGAGATCTAGTCTTTCAGATACTTGCATACTCGCTTTGCCCAAACACTTATGCAAATaacatgttattaatttaatatttttagtaaattagaTTCATTGCATGCTGTTCTATCCTGTTTTCTCGATTTACTTACAAACCTCAATTTTCTaaggttttatatatatatatatatatatatatatatatatatattgtttaaaatattgttatcatatatattataattcattataaatattgtaacaacgaaaaaattgtgaaaatatccgaaatatataagaattactattttttttcttaatttcacttgTTCATTATGGTTTCCTCTTATGATGGCTAGTTCGATTTAATTCTCAACTgtattgaaaataaagtttagaacattttatattttattcttattttccaaaatgcACTCTTGGCTTGATTTGATTAAAATTGTAAGTTAAGGTAGGACAAGAGTCAGTTTTTATCATGTACCTACGCGATTTAAAAACGAAAACTTAATGGAATCAGTTTTGGAAATTAAAGGAAGATATATGAAGAAAttattaacttaaattaaaGCTAAACCTCTTAAAAAAGTCATGATTAaagaagatagaagaagaaaatggagtTTTAAGAATTTTACTATTATAGAGGATCacattttagtctttttttttttattttaaaacacttttcataaatatataatataactaatttttaagttttgtatttggccaaaatattttgtttaactttgTTTAGAAGGTTTGGTGGCTTTAAGAGAGAGTTAGTGCACCATTAGGTCCTTAGTTAaaagtagggatgacaaaataTCCGTGGACACAAGCATCTACGGATAAAATCCGTGACGAAAAGTTATTATCCGCGAATATTTATTACCCATGGATAATGGATAGTAGGTAATTTGGATTCGTAATAAAAGTTTTGTTTCCTTATTAATTGATAcctatttagaaaatatttataaatattataaaatctaTAGGTATCTATAGATAcaacagatattttaaaaaatatattttataaatttttaaaataagttttaaaaaatataaaatataatataaattacattttaatttaatttaaatttaacttaataaaatataaattaatttaattttaattaaatttaaattaataaaatataaattaaattttaattttaattttttatgaatattgtacgtaaataatataatacctCTAATCAATCTatggataaataaatatttaaatatccaTTGTCCACAAATATCAACTTAATCAGATATTTTTATCCCATaggatatttttttcaattattttttatcatcgaAATTCTAATAGATAAAGTCAAAAGTCATTTTAAGTTATATAGATTGTTCAAAGACgtcatcaataaaagaaattagattaaataattaatcccATTTTTCCCAAAAAGTTAAACGATTAATCATCTACCAACTCCTAACATGTGGTTTCAAGCATCACTGTTGCTTTCACcgaattctttttatattactaatcatcaaacaatattttcatGCATATTTTCTAAACTACATTATCTAACAACTttgttataaagaaaatataatattttttactaattaagaattaagtttaaaatattcttaagaaaaaaaaaaacctaagaTCTTCTTGATGCATCACATATAAAAGAATACGAACTCCTATCGGCAAAATTTTAATAgctaaatagaattttattaaagCATTACTTTCAAAGTTTCAGCCATTCTCTGTCACGATAGTTCATCACCAAGCAcaacttcttcttctccttctttcctTGTTGTGCCTACTTTCTATCCATCATAACCCAAGATTAAATCATTTGTTTGTTGATTAGGTAGTTCTTATGCAATCTGAAAGTTGAGAGCAACATTTCCACCgttcaaattttcaattctttcaaCTGGTAAGAAAACCCCTTTCTTCCCGTTCATTTAAGGTTGTAATCATGCAACAAATGTGGTTGCATGTGAACCAGGCCCAATCTGAGACAGGCGCAATATGGGAACAATAAGGCATAATCTGGGCTGGAAAGGTCCAATAAGGCAGATTCAATTTTTGGgaattcttttttttgttactgGATCTAGATATGGATCAGATcagttttttggtttttttataattttttaaaaaatatggtgTCGGCCCAAATCTTGTGCAGATTGCTGATCCATTTATGGGTCATTAGATTtggattaaaatataagaaaataaagtaatattaataattaattataaataaataattataaaattaattattaattaaggataaataaaagtaaaattaataattaattaggaataaataaaattcaattttggtcttgtttataatttttaaatgagcTATTGATAATTAAGATATTACCAAAGTGAGTCTTCATTATCTGGAgtagtttatagaaaaattataaatgtttgtgtttatgcATATC
Coding sequences:
- the LOC106769822 gene encoding rhomboid-like protein 19; its protein translation is MSTPAISGGTGFFTGFTRLCKGLAVVLVCGHIAVQFFPSAVTYFALIPARTIPFAWNLITSGYLEQSIYGVVISTLGLLFIGKLLEPIWGSREFFKFIFVVNLLTSICVFITAIALYYITRLETYLYMPLSGFHGVISGFLVGIKQIIPDQELPFIKIKTKWLPSITLLLCIAISFWTLEATTYLPTIIAGTYISWIYLRYWQRKPEAKLRGDPSEDFAFSTFFPEFLRPVIDPIASIFHRMLCGRSNTSNNGQGYNLESEPLPGSDSIEASRRRERGARALEERLAAERLAAARRELQREAEENV